A window of Polaribacter litorisediminis contains these coding sequences:
- a CDS encoding CYTH domain-containing protein, with the protein MSLEIERKFLVKNENFKKEFYKKTRIKQGYLNSDKSRTVRIRITDDAAFLTIKGKSNTTGTTRFEWEKEIDKIEGEQLLLLCELSIIDKTRFYVKNDPHIIEVDEFYGDNQGLLIAEIELNSENESFKTPTWLGKEVTGHEKYYNSKLCKNPFKNWS; encoded by the coding sequence ATGAGTTTAGAAATTGAAAGAAAATTCTTGGTAAAAAATGAAAATTTTAAAAAAGAATTTTATAAAAAAACAAGGATAAAACAAGGATATTTAAATTCTGATAAAAGCAGGACAGTACGAATTAGAATTACGGATGATGCCGCTTTTTTAACCATTAAAGGCAAATCTAATACAACGGGTACAACTCGTTTTGAATGGGAAAAGGAAATTGACAAAATCGAAGGTGAGCAATTGCTACTTTTATGTGAACTTTCTATTATTGATAAAACTCGATTTTATGTAAAAAATGATCCTCATATTATTGAGGTTGATGAATTTTACGGCGATAACCAAGGTTTACTGATAGCAGAAATAGAATTGAATTCAGAAAATGAATCTTTTAAAACACCAACTTGGTTAGGCAAAGAAGTTACTGGTCATGAAAAATATTACAATTCTAAACTCTGTAAAAACCCTTTTAAAAACTGGTCATGA